The following are encoded in a window of Paenibacillus polymyxa genomic DNA:
- a CDS encoding WG repeat-containing protein, with protein MLKKLGLAALILVTSLSVMGTGWAASGTTTIEVSKTALDYNVARPLSDGAFHDGLLAAETSAGNLVYYNTKGEKAFSLPAELKPIGDFHEQRAVVKNTKNNLYGYINTKGTLVIPCQYTEANFFSEGKAKVTIADTKENAIIDRTGKIISHFKENGDSEYIFTDGLALAYAPNTGKIGFVNASGQLAIPFKYKYSRGFSDGLAIVQNSQGLYGYINTAGKEVVPPQYKSGGDFSEGLAPVQNTKGKWGFINKQGKVAIPFKFTDAQDFSEGLASVKNAKNEVGFIDKNGTLVIKYQQKYDVASPFKEGLALVGKQTQSSVSDGKFGYINRQGQLLTKLEYRSESSSFSNGYAVAFIKPGKAFIVSKHSVSK; from the coding sequence ATGTTAAAAAAGTTAGGATTAGCTGCATTGATTCTGGTTACTAGCCTCTCCGTTATGGGAACAGGCTGGGCCGCATCCGGCACAACAACCATTGAAGTTTCTAAAACTGCTCTGGATTACAACGTTGCTCGCCCGCTGAGCGATGGTGCTTTTCATGATGGCTTATTGGCTGCTGAAACATCTGCTGGAAACCTCGTGTATTACAATACCAAAGGAGAGAAAGCTTTCTCACTTCCCGCCGAGCTTAAACCCATTGGTGATTTTCATGAGCAGCGAGCCGTAGTCAAAAATACAAAAAACAATCTCTATGGATACATTAACACCAAAGGGACACTGGTCATCCCTTGCCAATATACCGAAGCCAATTTCTTTTCCGAAGGAAAAGCCAAGGTTACCATAGCAGACACCAAAGAAAATGCAATTATAGATCGAACGGGAAAAATCATTTCTCATTTTAAAGAAAATGGGGATTCAGAATATATATTTACGGACGGTCTGGCTCTTGCCTACGCCCCCAACACTGGCAAGATCGGTTTTGTGAATGCCTCTGGTCAACTAGCAATTCCCTTTAAATATAAATACAGTCGTGGTTTCTCGGATGGCTTGGCTATTGTTCAGAATAGCCAAGGGCTATACGGATATATCAATACAGCAGGGAAAGAAGTTGTTCCTCCTCAATATAAATCCGGTGGAGACTTCTCGGAAGGATTGGCCCCTGTGCAAAATACTAAGGGAAAATGGGGATTCATCAATAAACAGGGAAAAGTCGCGATTCCCTTTAAATTTACGGATGCCCAGGATTTTAGTGAAGGCCTGGCGAGTGTGAAAAATGCAAAAAACGAAGTCGGATTTATTGATAAAAACGGAACGCTGGTCATTAAATATCAACAAAAATATGATGTTGCCTCTCCGTTCAAAGAAGGCTTAGCTTTAGTCGGTAAACAAACACAATCATCCGTCTCAGACGGCAAATTTGGCTACATCAATCGTCAAGGGCAACTGCTAACTAAACTTGAGTACAGATCCGAATCTTCTTCCTTCTCTAATGGCTATGCTGTTGCTTTTATCAAGCCAGGCAAAGCGTTTATTGTATCTAAACATTCCGTTTCAAAATAA
- a CDS encoding ABC transporter substrate-binding protein, protein MKLHAQFLRLHSHAADNKDDNHTIETTLDELAAIFDCTHRNALMIIQKMEQHDWIQWTPRRGRGRRSSLRFLIQPEDIAVQSMMQAIDRHDIKRALDEIRVHSRSSTMQEHLQGWLLNYFGHHAEVRSDQQQIDTLRLPIRQQLYTLDPLYLNWLAESFVSSHVFDGLARRANESGEILPGLAHAWEVDTTRTQWTFFLRKEVLFHNGKILTAEDVVYTFERLSRAPGRRLYHFIVRQIQHVQALSPTIVRFVLKEPNELFLSFLCTSRAAIVPRELNQVGEAAFGIRPVGTGAFKVTEMNESLCTLEAFAPYFQGRAHLDRVEIVQLPWATKLESSDTEDTASSFHIIHNPVSAGDTDTAWSQIHSAASVRKFITCNTHKDGPLRNPEIRARIVACLDHRSLPPAVDSSNDSYEPLAALQIATIPEYKADADRVAAQLESCGYTCNIVAASMNEFKSSSIRMESDLIIFSLFRDRDEQLRLFDLYLNVSGHVEPHSRVDIERLLREIAREADHTVRAQQFEHIETRLMDEHQLHILYEKPVQTAYLPSVRGVSFNSQGWVDLRHVWFPPAQLPAPHS, encoded by the coding sequence ATGAAACTCCATGCCCAATTTTTACGGCTTCACTCCCACGCAGCTGACAACAAGGACGATAACCATACCATAGAGACGACGCTGGATGAGCTTGCGGCTATTTTTGACTGTACTCACCGCAACGCCTTGATGATCATTCAGAAAATGGAGCAGCATGACTGGATACAATGGACTCCCCGCCGAGGCAGAGGTCGTCGCTCCAGTCTGCGCTTCCTCATTCAACCGGAAGACATTGCCGTGCAATCCATGATGCAAGCCATAGACCGCCATGATATCAAACGCGCGCTGGATGAAATTCGAGTCCATTCACGCTCCTCCACCATGCAGGAGCATTTGCAAGGCTGGTTGCTGAATTATTTTGGGCATCACGCAGAGGTGCGCAGTGATCAGCAGCAGATCGACACGCTGCGTCTGCCTATTCGCCAGCAGCTCTATACGCTGGACCCGTTGTATTTGAACTGGCTCGCCGAGTCCTTCGTATCCAGCCACGTCTTTGATGGTCTGGCCCGCCGGGCGAACGAAAGCGGCGAGATTTTGCCGGGATTGGCGCACGCTTGGGAGGTGGACACCACTCGTACACAGTGGACCTTTTTCCTGCGTAAAGAAGTGCTGTTTCATAACGGAAAAATACTGACCGCTGAAGACGTCGTCTATACCTTTGAGCGACTGAGTCGGGCGCCGGGAAGGAGACTTTACCATTTTATCGTCCGGCAAATTCAGCACGTCCAGGCGTTAAGTCCGACGATAGTACGCTTCGTACTAAAGGAGCCGAACGAGCTGTTTCTATCCTTCCTGTGTACCAGCCGGGCTGCGATTGTGCCGCGTGAACTTAATCAGGTGGGTGAAGCCGCCTTTGGCATCCGCCCTGTCGGTACAGGGGCTTTCAAAGTCACGGAAATGAACGAAAGCCTGTGTACACTGGAGGCTTTCGCACCTTATTTTCAAGGCCGGGCTCATCTGGACCGAGTGGAAATTGTCCAACTCCCATGGGCGACTAAGCTGGAATCGTCGGATACGGAAGACACCGCTTCTTCTTTTCACATTATCCATAATCCCGTATCGGCGGGAGATACGGATACCGCATGGAGCCAGATTCACTCGGCGGCTTCGGTACGCAAATTTATCACATGTAATACACACAAGGATGGACCACTACGCAATCCAGAAATACGTGCCCGCATTGTAGCATGTCTGGATCATCGCTCCCTTCCTCCAGCAGTGGATTCATCTAACGATTCTTATGAACCACTGGCGGCGCTGCAAATTGCTACCATTCCCGAGTATAAAGCAGACGCAGACCGGGTTGCGGCTCAGCTCGAATCCTGTGGGTATACCTGTAACATCGTGGCTGCATCTATGAACGAATTCAAAAGCTCATCTATCCGTATGGAGTCAGACTTAATCATCTTTTCTCTCTTTCGTGACCGTGACGAGCAATTACGCCTGTTTGACTTGTATCTCAATGTATCTGGGCATGTGGAGCCTCATAGCCGTGTGGATATCGAAAGACTGCTGCGTGAAATTGCACGGGAGGCCGATCATACTGTTAGGGCGCAGCAATTCGAACATATCGAAACTCGGCTCATGGATGAGCACCAGCTGCATATTTTATATGAAAAGCCCGTTCAGACGGCCTATCTCCCTTCTGTACGTGGCGTATCTTTTAACAGTCAGGGCTGGGTGGATCTGCGTCATGTCTGGTTTCCGCCTGCTCAACTTCCAGCTCCCCACTCTTGA
- a CDS encoding DUF4153 domain-containing protein encodes MHDKMNGTSLPKTSFLSAFAGAIVLALVHQYLFYGHGLGVSMPIFVIGFYAYMYAFNRDRFQSRSWIGRLLFVIIFMLALTYALFNNPVLYVLNALAIPALISVHMVLLFGEKRHGWSEPGIIGQALSHWFYQNFRHIVTPFRMVKTVALRNVKDERKRVLGKVLIGLLIALPLLFIIISLLASADGMFEKLLAGVPEWIGTLSFGNGMLRLIWTCFFTFCFFCYLWGFVQPAPRNTQRETQSWHGLNERTNGQTTEHDGHSSVMIDRPTVPYHEPVAIKFDPVITATVLIVMNLVYVVFVVLQFGYLFGAWEGALPEGTSYAEYARRGFGELVMVTGINFVLMISVLKWTEFGSGIVQKMNSGLLYILVGCSGVMLYSGYTRLVMYEEAYGYTYTRYLVHAFMIFLGLLLLIAAMRIHFRQLPLAKYYIVLALVAYVVVNYVGIDIRIAENNLERYRTTSVIDKEYLSELSADAIPLLIDFSRKEHGSLDEFLQARLTSMTREESAWPEFNWAKYRAQRELHDYILE; translated from the coding sequence ATGCATGACAAGATGAATGGAACGTCTTTGCCGAAAACGTCGTTTCTGTCCGCCTTTGCTGGCGCAATTGTGTTGGCGCTGGTTCATCAATATCTGTTTTACGGACATGGGCTGGGCGTGTCTATGCCAATTTTTGTTATTGGTTTTTACGCCTATATGTATGCCTTTAACCGAGATCGTTTCCAGTCCAGATCATGGATAGGGCGTTTGCTGTTTGTGATCATTTTCATGCTGGCATTGACATACGCGCTGTTCAATAATCCGGTCCTATACGTGTTAAATGCGCTGGCGATACCTGCTCTGATTAGCGTACATATGGTGCTGCTGTTCGGGGAGAAAAGGCATGGCTGGTCAGAACCCGGTATTATCGGTCAGGCGTTAAGCCATTGGTTTTATCAAAACTTTCGTCATATCGTGACCCCCTTTCGGATGGTCAAGACAGTAGCCCTTCGAAATGTAAAGGATGAGCGTAAGCGTGTATTGGGAAAAGTGCTGATCGGTTTACTTATTGCCTTGCCGCTACTGTTCATTATTATATCTTTGCTGGCTTCGGCGGATGGGATGTTCGAAAAGTTGTTAGCTGGAGTACCCGAATGGATCGGAACGCTGTCCTTTGGGAATGGCATGCTGCGGCTGATCTGGACCTGCTTTTTCACCTTCTGTTTCTTCTGTTATTTGTGGGGATTTGTACAGCCTGCTCCGCGTAATACGCAGAGAGAGACCCAATCATGGCACGGGTTAAATGAGCGCACGAATGGCCAAACCACCGAGCATGATGGTCACTCTTCAGTGATGATTGACCGACCAACGGTGCCTTACCACGAGCCGGTCGCGATTAAATTTGACCCTGTCATTACCGCTACGGTGCTGATTGTCATGAATCTGGTGTATGTTGTGTTCGTTGTGTTGCAGTTCGGATATTTGTTTGGTGCATGGGAAGGTGCTCTGCCCGAAGGAACCTCGTATGCCGAATATGCGAGAAGAGGATTCGGGGAGCTGGTTATGGTAACAGGTATCAACTTTGTGCTGATGATCAGTGTATTGAAGTGGACTGAATTTGGCTCAGGTATAGTGCAAAAAATGAACAGCGGCCTGCTGTACATACTCGTGGGTTGTTCGGGTGTGATGCTGTATTCGGGATATACCCGGCTGGTTATGTACGAAGAAGCATACGGCTATACGTATACCCGCTATTTGGTACACGCGTTTATGATTTTTCTGGGCTTGCTACTGCTTATTGCAGCAATGCGCATTCATTTCCGTCAACTGCCGTTGGCGAAATATTATATTGTACTCGCTCTGGTCGCCTATGTCGTCGTGAACTATGTGGGCATTGATATACGGATTGCTGAAAATAATCTCGAACGGTATCGCACGACATCGGTGATAGATAAGGAATATTTGAGTGAGCTATCGGCGGACGCGATTCCGCTGCTGATTGACTTTAGCCGTAAGGAACATGGATCACTAGATGAGTTTTTACAAGCCCGTTTGACGAGCATGACGAGAGAAGAATCGGCTTGGCCTGAATTCAATTGGGCAAAGTATCGAGCGCAACGGGAATTGCACGACTATATTTTGGAATGA
- a CDS encoding transcriptional regulator has translation MKETTTIRAELEQYIRREGITISKFGENTGINAGTISAIINGNRPIAMLLLDRIGAGMGLEEGSLYELYIDEFIRNTAPNWRRVRPFLHRCAELNKLDCIKQVVEFMMDYLIYAPALFETAEELFSEGKLEAAAIIYKNVSESEKYQHSERLALCQYRLFTIAVGDDQDENLWAATHFESFVDRLGEADQLDALRDLANTYASLRRWDKVEWFAEKMAQKAKVQYEQKYGNTRRPERGKEPKGPLFMYIVYSYVLRAGVWDERGDYQKALEYVSLYSDLSWVQEDTEEARRLKALCSNWAEANGYLYQLMSGSLDVIPQYVDYLEKNEGEILVGLHKIMVAANRYDFNVDHVLLHFEKQIEAFADQHVKVGTYTEQMSADLYARFLAEMACYDLNKHRYTKGMKFLLESLSYSVVLNGNPVTIKCVGLFEKYRHTATSEDKEEYKNLLGEVEYIHDKKDRFFSARI, from the coding sequence TTGAAGGAAACAACCACAATTCGCGCAGAGCTGGAGCAGTACATCAGACGAGAAGGAATTACGATTAGTAAGTTTGGGGAGAACACAGGTATTAATGCAGGAACGATCAGTGCCATTATTAACGGTAATCGTCCGATTGCGATGCTGCTGTTGGATCGGATTGGTGCAGGCATGGGGCTTGAAGAAGGGAGCCTCTATGAGTTATACATTGATGAATTTATACGGAATACGGCACCGAATTGGCGACGGGTTCGTCCCTTTTTGCATCGCTGTGCAGAGCTGAACAAACTGGATTGTATTAAGCAAGTCGTGGAGTTTATGATGGACTATCTCATATACGCCCCAGCTTTGTTTGAGACAGCAGAAGAATTATTCAGTGAAGGTAAGCTTGAGGCTGCGGCAATTATTTATAAAAATGTTTCCGAAAGTGAGAAGTACCAACATTCAGAGCGTCTGGCGCTCTGCCAATATCGTTTATTTACGATTGCCGTTGGCGATGACCAGGACGAAAATTTATGGGCAGCCACACACTTCGAAAGCTTTGTGGACCGACTGGGTGAAGCAGACCAACTGGATGCCTTAAGAGACCTGGCTAATACCTATGCCTCCTTGCGGCGTTGGGATAAAGTAGAATGGTTTGCTGAAAAAATGGCTCAAAAAGCCAAGGTACAATACGAGCAAAAATACGGAAATACCAGAAGACCGGAGCGTGGCAAGGAACCTAAGGGTCCTTTGTTTATGTATATTGTATACTCTTACGTGTTGCGTGCCGGGGTGTGGGATGAGCGCGGGGATTATCAGAAGGCGCTGGAGTATGTATCGCTATACTCTGATTTGAGCTGGGTGCAAGAGGATACGGAAGAAGCTCGGCGTTTGAAGGCCCTTTGTAGCAACTGGGCTGAGGCCAACGGGTATTTGTATCAGTTGATGTCAGGCAGCCTGGATGTGATTCCGCAATATGTGGATTATTTGGAAAAAAACGAAGGCGAAATTCTGGTGGGGTTGCATAAAATTATGGTAGCGGCCAACCGTTATGATTTTAATGTAGATCATGTACTGTTGCACTTTGAAAAACAAATTGAGGCATTTGCAGATCAGCATGTCAAGGTAGGCACCTATACGGAGCAAATGTCAGCAGATCTTTATGCACGATTTTTGGCAGAGATGGCTTGTTATGATCTCAACAAACACCGTTATACCAAAGGCATGAAATTCTTGCTTGAGAGTCTTTCCTATTCTGTAGTGCTGAATGGTAATCCTGTCACCATTAAATGTGTAGGACTATTTGAAAAGTATCGGCATACTGCCACTTCTGAGGACAAAGAGGAATATAAAAACTTACTTGGAGAGGTAGAGTACATCCATGATAAAAAAGATCGTTTTTTCTCTGCTCGCATTTAA